The Paenibacillus sp. YPG26 genome includes a window with the following:
- a CDS encoding RidA family protein, with product MNKNAVSTTKAPGAIGPYSQGVEIGNLIYTSGQLGLDPVSGELAEGVEKQTVQALRNVQAILEEAGSGLDQVIKTTVFVKDLADFTKVNEIYSTFFTEPYPARSTVEVARLPKDGLVEIEVIALKK from the coding sequence GTGAACAAAAACGCAGTCTCAACAACTAAAGCACCGGGCGCAATTGGGCCTTACTCTCAAGGAGTTGAAATTGGTAATCTTATCTATACCTCGGGCCAGCTTGGGCTGGATCCGGTAAGCGGTGAGCTTGCTGAAGGCGTAGAGAAGCAGACGGTACAGGCGCTTCGGAATGTTCAAGCGATTCTCGAAGAGGCGGGAAGCGGTCTGGATCAGGTCATCAAGACTACAGTATTCGTGAAGGATCTGGCTGACTTCACGAAAGTGAACGAAATATACAGCACCTTCTTCACTGAGCCGTACCCGGCCCGCAGTACCGTAGAGGTAGCCCGTCTGCCCAAGGATGGACTGGTTGAAATTGAAGTGATCGCACTCAAGAAGTAG
- a CDS encoding TspO/MBR family protein produces the protein MYTQNSYKWWNVLFFIGVIIMNTLAMVLPLGGRSTGEISDMYPTPITPAGYAFSIWSLIYLLLACFVIYQANRSYEGRDSVQSIGIWFVISCILNMGWIILWHYLYIELSLAAMLALFISLVVIYRKTRAITFPTLGEIWFVRLPFSIYLGWISVATLVNTAVVLSRNEWDGFGLSSPQRAIIMLAIGAVLAVVLSYPARDGVLPLVFVWAYIAIAIKQEDTRNVYLVAGLVALILFVYSVWMLFIRIRERD, from the coding sequence ATGTATACTCAAAATTCTTATAAATGGTGGAATGTCCTCTTCTTTATAGGCGTTATCATCATGAATACACTTGCCATGGTACTGCCTCTCGGTGGACGTTCTACCGGGGAAATATCAGATATGTATCCTACGCCGATCACTCCCGCGGGATACGCCTTCTCGATCTGGTCCCTAATCTATCTGCTGCTGGCCTGCTTTGTGATCTATCAAGCGAACCGCTCATATGAAGGCCGGGATTCGGTACAATCCATCGGAATCTGGTTCGTGATCTCCTGCATACTCAACATGGGATGGATTATCTTGTGGCATTATTTATACATAGAGCTCTCCTTAGCCGCCATGCTTGCATTATTTATCAGCCTTGTTGTGATCTACCGCAAAACCCGCGCTATCACCTTCCCCACGCTAGGCGAGATCTGGTTCGTCCGTCTACCCTTCAGCATTTATCTCGGCTGGATCAGTGTGGCCACCCTGGTGAATACAGCCGTTGTCCTCTCCAGGAATGAATGGGACGGCTTCGGACTCTCAAGTCCCCAGCGGGCCATTATTATGCTGGCCATCGGTGCTGTCCTGGCCGTGGTGCTCAGCTACCCGGCCCGGGACGGTGTGCTCCCGCTTGTCTTTGTCTGGGCCTATATTGCCATTGCAATCAAGCAGGAGGATACCCGGAATGTCTATCTGGTAGCGGGACTTGTGGCTCTTATCCTCTTTGTATATTCGGTCTGGATGCTGTTCATTCGAATCCGGGAACGAGACTAG